A stretch of the Sulfurospirillum sp. UCH001 genome encodes the following:
- a CDS encoding phospholipase A: MKKLFLCAILAQIPLSLFAIDVSDLEAKATHGDAKSAYELAKYYETQNDTERSLVWYKHAAILSFEKQATQSKALETSIAQQLQKIERTESVYGSFLTSYDDDEETKNSVLQMVSKTFDIAPYKMNYLLPYTYDNVQHNDREHQETKFQVSFQKGLTDNLLGLHESFVVAYTQTSWWQTAADSAPFRETNYQPELFMIMPHWDHDSFIKAYQFGIVHQSNGQDTPKSRSWNRLYAKAFFQAGGLVISPRVWYRIPESAATDDNPNIDDYLGYGDLELMYPWKQQNFKLLIRNNMHSDNNRGAVQFDWTFPLWEQNLFGYIQLYSGYAESLIDYDKRTDRIGIGFALSR; the protein is encoded by the coding sequence GTGAAAAAATTATTTTTGTGTGCTATTCTAGCACAAATTCCTCTCTCACTTTTCGCCATAGATGTGAGCGATCTTGAAGCAAAAGCAACACATGGTGATGCAAAGTCAGCCTATGAGTTAGCAAAATACTATGAAACTCAAAACGATACAGAACGTTCATTGGTATGGTATAAACATGCCGCTATTTTAAGTTTTGAAAAACAAGCTACTCAAAGTAAGGCATTGGAAACCAGTATTGCACAACAACTTCAAAAAATTGAGCGAACAGAATCAGTCTATGGCTCTTTCCTTACGTCCTATGACGATGATGAAGAGACAAAAAACTCTGTACTGCAAATGGTTTCTAAAACATTTGATATTGCTCCATACAAAATGAACTATCTCTTACCATACACTTATGACAACGTCCAACATAACGACAGAGAACATCAAGAGACAAAATTTCAAGTCAGTTTTCAAAAAGGTTTGACCGACAACCTTTTAGGCTTACATGAAAGCTTCGTGGTAGCCTATACCCAAACATCATGGTGGCAAACAGCAGCGGACTCCGCACCATTTCGTGAAACAAACTACCAACCTGAGCTTTTTATGATTATGCCCCATTGGGATCATGATAGTTTCATTAAGGCGTATCAATTTGGTATCGTTCATCAATCCAACGGACAAGATACCCCAAAATCACGCTCTTGGAATAGGCTCTATGCCAAAGCCTTTTTCCAAGCAGGTGGACTTGTAATTTCACCTCGTGTGTGGTACCGTATTCCAGAAAGTGCAGCAACCGATGACAATCCGAACATTGATGATTATTTAGGGTATGGTGATTTAGAATTGATGTATCCGTGGAAGCAACAAAACTTTAAACTTTTAATTCGTAACAACATGCACTCAGACAATAACCGAGGTGCTGTCCAATTTGACTGGACATTCCCTCTTTGGGAGCAAAATTTATTTGGATATATTCAACTATACAGCGGATATGCAGAGAGTCTTATTGATTATGACAAACGAACAGATCGTATTGGTATAGGATTTGCGCTTTCACGCTAA
- a CDS encoding RNA-binding protein, which yields MNIYVGNVKYEMTGDQLKEMFSAYGEVSSARIISDRETGRSKGFGFVEMPNDSEAKAAIEATNEKEIGGRTLKVNEARPREERPRRSPRDFN from the coding sequence ATGAATATTTACGTGGGCAATGTGAAGTATGAGATGACGGGAGATCAACTTAAAGAGATGTTCTCAGCGTATGGTGAAGTATCAAGTGCAAGAATCATCAGTGATAGAGAGACTGGAAGATCAAAAGGTTTCGGTTTTGTTGAAATGCCAAATGATTCAGAAGCAAAAGCTGCAATTGAAGCAACAAATGAAAAAGAGATTGGTGGAAGAACTTTAAAAGTTAATGAAGCTAGACCTCGCGAAGAGCGTCCAAGAAGATCTCCAAGAGATTTCAACTAA
- the moaC gene encoding cyclic pyranopterin monophosphate synthase MoaC, with protein sequence MQLTHLDEKDRPKMVDVSDKAESFRVAVASGIITMSQVAFDMIISQQTKKGPVLQTAVIAAILGTKRTSDLIPMCHPLMLTSVNCDVEELPALPGFKLTVTAKLKGQTGVEMEALTGVSIGLLTIYDMSKAIDKSMVISDIRLESKSGGKSGNYTRTTA encoded by the coding sequence ATGCAACTAACCCATTTAGATGAAAAAGATCGACCAAAAATGGTTGATGTGAGTGATAAGGCGGAGAGTTTTAGGGTTGCCGTTGCAAGCGGCATTATTACCATGAGCCAAGTCGCATTCGATATGATTATTTCACAACAAACTAAAAAAGGCCCTGTTCTTCAAACGGCTGTTATTGCTGCCATTCTTGGAACAAAACGCACCAGCGATCTTATTCCAATGTGTCACCCTTTGATGCTCACTTCAGTCAATTGTGATGTCGAAGAACTTCCAGCGCTTCCTGGTTTTAAATTAACTGTTACCGCTAAACTCAAAGGACAAACAGGTGTTGAGATGGAAGCGTTAACAGGCGTAAGTATTGGCCTATTGACTATTTACGATATGTCAAAAGCCATTGATAAATCTATGGTCATTAGTGATATTCGCCTTGAATCTAAAAGTGGAGGTAAAAGTGGAAACTACACCCGAACTACAGCTTGA
- a CDS encoding DUF493 domain-containing protein, which produces METTPELQLDYPCKWEYKLVLSSEHNVVSIVEEVLQERICEVRKSQNSTKGNYASYTLSVLVHNADDRKMLFHMLKAHQHIKFVL; this is translated from the coding sequence GTGGAAACTACACCCGAACTACAGCTTGATTATCCATGCAAATGGGAATACAAACTAGTCCTTAGCAGTGAACACAATGTAGTAAGCATTGTTGAGGAGGTACTTCAAGAGCGTATTTGCGAAGTCCGTAAATCTCAGAATAGCACAAAAGGAAATTACGCAAGTTATACGCTGAGTGTACTTGTTCACAATGCCGATGATCGTAAAATGCTTTTTCATATGCTCAAAGCACACCAACATATAAAATTCGTACTGTAA
- a CDS encoding DUF6781 family protein → MESTYTIFLATLKEKKEHSELFKLISELTFELSRKKIQRLKDENNIHNRIGELFELYCKALHDEGLKSPRAISAVIDGLLKATSSDKEAFLYRTIYEKEQLEKSIFAQKQQIRSTISETFSVLEAHISAMQPETKESALTALHDAKLRGIEMLGILRETTQEALLTTLEKGSDIADTIHEITKNLSFQTISEGDLTKQRIIDISNTIISASVDIADEDLGHAKEILEGSINGVKEGITKAIDKFKNDLKYAPTEAMEGLLETDLTELRKELLRMDEQFITLLEVLASQSEGISASIIREMIKEMNSSAAKIMRAANDAKEVISERIEQLKAEASVFEKTFKDKAEKKFESLKKDVNELEKKASAKVESLKQFEFESDKAKHVAQEAKKLGFRAWEVAKHVMDGAVKGAKEAMKKEDK, encoded by the coding sequence ATGGAATCAACGTACACCATTTTTTTAGCTACACTCAAAGAGAAAAAAGAACACTCGGAGCTTTTCAAGCTAATTAGCGAGCTTACATTTGAGCTTTCTCGCAAAAAAATTCAACGTCTTAAAGATGAGAATAACATCCATAACCGTATCGGGGAACTCTTTGAGCTTTACTGCAAAGCACTCCATGACGAAGGGCTTAAATCTCCTCGTGCGATTAGCGCCGTCATTGATGGTCTCTTAAAAGCTACAAGTTCTGATAAAGAGGCGTTTTTATATAGAACGATTTATGAGAAAGAGCAACTCGAAAAGAGTATTTTTGCACAAAAACAGCAAATACGCTCAACCATTTCAGAAACATTTAGTGTTCTTGAGGCTCACATTTCAGCGATGCAGCCTGAAACAAAAGAGAGCGCTTTAACGGCTCTTCACGATGCAAAACTTCGTGGTATTGAGATGCTAGGAATTCTTAGAGAAACGACCCAAGAAGCGCTGCTCACCACATTAGAAAAAGGCAGTGATATTGCCGATACCATTCATGAAATCACTAAAAATCTAAGCTTTCAAACCATTTCAGAGGGTGATCTTACCAAACAACGTATCATTGATATCTCAAATACCATTATCTCTGCAAGTGTAGATATTGCCGATGAAGATTTAGGACATGCTAAAGAGATACTTGAAGGCTCAATCAATGGTGTCAAAGAAGGTATTACCAAAGCAATTGATAAATTTAAAAATGATCTCAAATATGCTCCAACAGAGGCTATGGAAGGACTTTTAGAGACTGATCTTACAGAACTTCGCAAAGAACTCTTACGCATGGACGAACAATTCATCACGCTTTTAGAAGTGCTCGCATCACAAAGTGAAGGTATTTCTGCAAGTATTATCAGAGAGATGATTAAAGAGATGAACAGTTCAGCGGCAAAAATTATGCGTGCAGCGAATGATGCTAAAGAAGTCATCAGTGAACGCATTGAACAACTCAAAGCAGAAGCATCTGTTTTTGAGAAAACATTTAAAGACAAAGCAGAGAAAAAATTCGAATCACTCAAAAAAGATGTGAATGAACTTGAGAAAAAAGCATCTGCAAAAGTAGAATCACTCAAACAGTTTGAGTTTGAAAGTGATAAAGCAAAACACGTTGCACAAGAGGCAAAAAAACTTGGATTCCGTGCGTGGGAAGTTGCAAAACATGTAATGGATGGCGCCGTCAAAGGTGCAAAAGAAGCGATGAAAAAAGAGGATAAATAA
- a CDS encoding DUF4405 domain-containing protein: protein MNVIPRNVLSALLMVMFAVVSITGVMMYFKIRVLSSEALHIWLGFAFVVISCLHLLKNWNGFLSYFKKRSTVLSLLFGLVIILAFVLPPLVTPQEKGVNPKGKIIGAMMNAPLSKVAAFVDLDDEMMIKMLAQKQILASSKQSVLEIAKASGKTNDEILNIVFNAPKAQ, encoded by the coding sequence ATGAATGTTATCCCTAGAAATGTATTAAGTGCCTTATTGATGGTTATGTTTGCCGTTGTATCCATCACAGGTGTCATGATGTATTTTAAAATTCGCGTCCTCTCCAGTGAAGCACTTCACATCTGGTTAGGTTTTGCTTTTGTGGTTATTTCGTGTTTGCATTTACTCAAAAATTGGAATGGTTTTCTCTCTTACTTTAAAAAGCGTTCTACAGTACTTTCCCTCTTATTTGGACTTGTTATAATTTTGGCGTTTGTACTGCCTCCATTGGTAACTCCGCAAGAAAAAGGAGTCAATCCTAAAGGTAAAATCATTGGAGCAATGATGAATGCACCTCTTTCTAAAGTAGCTGCGTTTGTAGATTTAGATGATGAAATGATGATAAAAATGTTAGCTCAAAAACAAATCTTAGCATCCAGTAAACAATCTGTCTTAGAGATCGCAAAAGCGAGTGGTAAAACGAATGATGAGATTTTAAATATAGTCTTTAATGCGCCAAAAGCGCAGTAG
- a CDS encoding 4Fe-4S dicluster domain-containing protein has protein sequence MLDRTLYIDRTGAFALDRLSCLRNEYAKNECEECLTHCSENAFVFEQGKLRLSAVCTQCGACMGACPTKALSLYGFSIEKVFESIVKEGNVTLSCQGEMPCLGALSVDEWCALLLEGKSFSCTLLECASCQHNHAGVVEQSIRKRIEEANAFVAALHKNERITIVTHKPQEPSRRAFFKRLVTPAITTTSHFSEAPLTHLKRALKKTVSQSVTVENFSFLYPKAILQSCDNCKECVQFCPTHALSYNTQQSDILFQVGKCIGCGICESICHKEAIQTIEKEVDVIDFAYDRAQVLLSHDLQVCHTCKCAFSYKGGEKICERCACFEKEHSEMFLLASQSH, from the coding sequence ATGTTAGATAGAACACTTTACATCGACCGTACTGGGGCATTTGCACTGGATCGTTTGAGTTGCTTACGCAATGAGTATGCTAAAAATGAATGTGAAGAGTGTCTCACACACTGCAGTGAAAATGCGTTTGTTTTTGAACAAGGAAAATTACGCTTGTCTGCTGTATGTACCCAATGTGGTGCATGTATGGGGGCATGTCCTACGAAAGCACTCTCGTTGTATGGTTTTTCAATCGAAAAAGTTTTTGAATCTATCGTAAAAGAGGGTAACGTAACGCTAAGCTGTCAAGGTGAAATGCCCTGTTTAGGAGCACTGAGTGTTGATGAATGGTGTGCTCTTTTATTAGAAGGCAAAAGTTTCAGCTGTACGCTTTTAGAATGTGCTTCGTGTCAGCATAATCACGCAGGCGTTGTAGAACAAAGCATTCGTAAACGCATAGAAGAAGCAAATGCCTTTGTTGCAGCACTTCATAAGAATGAACGCATCACAATAGTGACACATAAACCACAAGAACCTTCAAGAAGAGCTTTTTTTAAGCGCCTCGTTACACCTGCAATAACAACTACGTCACATTTCTCAGAAGCACCCTTAACACATCTCAAAAGAGCGCTAAAAAAAACAGTTTCTCAAAGCGTTACCGTAGAAAATTTCTCTTTTTTATATCCCAAAGCAATTTTACAATCGTGTGATAACTGTAAAGAGTGTGTGCAATTTTGTCCTACTCATGCCCTAAGCTACAATACGCAACAGAGCGATATACTCTTTCAAGTGGGAAAATGTATCGGGTGTGGTATCTGTGAAAGCATTTGTCATAAAGAGGCGATACAAACTATCGAAAAAGAGGTTGATGTGATTGACTTCGCTTACGATAGAGCACAAGTGTTACTGAGCCATGATTTGCAAGTGTGTCATACGTGTAAATGTGCTTTTTCATACAAAGGCGGTGAAAAGATATGTGAAAGGTGCGCATGTTTTGAAAAAGAACACTCAGAAATGTTTCTACTAGCTTCGCAAAGCCACTAA
- a CDS encoding molecular chaperone yields MDAKSRARMYAFLSKMFANSLDEKLIHELKDDKAILELVMDDEKGWFETTPAHELEEALNVDYNSLFLMHSLPIESSIVDDKDEVLVGLQNPVMQFYFEHGYELNLAKSELLAPDHISFECAFMQNLILKKEVDAQRAFLQKHLLQWAPMYLLSMAEMAQTPFYRGLCTLGAEYIIADYEGLC; encoded by the coding sequence GTGGATGCAAAAAGTCGCGCCAGAATGTACGCATTTTTATCGAAAATGTTCGCAAATTCTTTGGATGAAAAGCTTATCCATGAGCTAAAAGATGACAAAGCAATTTTGGAGCTTGTGATGGATGATGAAAAGGGGTGGTTTGAAACCACTCCTGCTCATGAGCTTGAAGAAGCACTGAATGTTGACTACAATTCGCTTTTTTTGATGCACTCACTTCCTATTGAATCTTCCATCGTGGATGATAAAGATGAGGTATTGGTGGGGCTTCAAAATCCTGTCATGCAGTTTTATTTTGAGCACGGGTATGAGCTCAATCTTGCAAAGTCAGAACTCTTAGCCCCTGATCATATCAGCTTCGAGTGCGCGTTTATGCAAAATTTGATTTTAAAAAAAGAGGTAGATGCCCAAAGAGCATTTTTGCAAAAGCACCTTTTACAGTGGGCTCCTATGTATCTTTTAAGCATGGCAGAAATGGCACAAACGCCCTTTTATAGGGGGCTGTGTACATTGGGTGCAGAGTATATCATCGCAGATTACGAGGGATTATGTTAG
- a CDS encoding ethylbenzene dehydrogenase-related protein: protein MKTLKMILLCASLLGFNSAMAQNLSAVHVKEDLSKVSLSSPLWHKAKAERVEVYPQTTIEMNDEELIKANEANLAKVLQVKTLSDGKSIAFLLQWKDTTKSLQTSDSTTAYGDGFAVQFSTVNDKLPYIGMGSEGRSVIVHLQKATGAVYEPNNRGDVYHQVNSSNQNAFAKELALYKNEVAKQGNGDYQRSFISEGFRSMTQIRDNSEPAVMEMKYDKGVWSALLVRPLKSEHLSLQGSFPVAFALWDGEKKNRDGSKLLSPWIGVTLDSNAKELAFLDEIKGDVSNGEKLMMENCSACHQYKAVKNAPKYMAPNLSNIGGYSNASYLKESIMEPSAVVVAGYNVNAHKNFSWYTSDDKGVRTSTMPPFAHLDAKSVNDLVAFMRTLKVEVEK from the coding sequence ATGAAAACATTAAAAATGATTCTCCTCTGTGCCAGTCTTCTAGGATTCAATAGTGCAATGGCACAAAATTTAAGCGCAGTACATGTCAAAGAAGATCTCAGTAAAGTGAGTCTTTCATCTCCTCTTTGGCACAAAGCAAAAGCGGAACGCGTTGAGGTGTACCCTCAAACGACCATAGAGATGAATGATGAAGAGCTGATAAAGGCTAATGAAGCAAACCTTGCCAAAGTTCTACAGGTAAAAACGCTCAGCGATGGTAAATCAATAGCCTTTTTACTTCAATGGAAAGATACTACCAAAAGCCTTCAAACGAGTGATAGTACAACAGCCTATGGTGATGGTTTTGCGGTGCAATTTTCAACGGTTAATGACAAACTCCCTTATATCGGTATGGGAAGTGAGGGAAGATCGGTTATCGTGCATCTTCAAAAAGCAACGGGTGCGGTCTATGAGCCCAATAATAGAGGCGATGTATACCATCAAGTCAATAGCTCTAATCAAAATGCTTTTGCAAAAGAGCTAGCTTTGTATAAAAATGAGGTGGCAAAGCAGGGTAATGGTGATTATCAACGCAGTTTTATCTCTGAGGGTTTTCGCTCTATGACACAGATTCGTGATAACTCTGAACCCGCTGTGATGGAGATGAAATACGATAAAGGGGTTTGGAGTGCGCTTTTGGTGCGACCACTTAAAAGTGAACATCTAAGTCTTCAAGGAAGTTTTCCTGTTGCTTTTGCACTTTGGGATGGCGAGAAGAAAAATCGTGATGGCTCAAAATTGTTAAGCCCTTGGATAGGCGTTACGCTAGATTCTAATGCCAAAGAATTAGCCTTTTTAGATGAAATCAAAGGTGATGTGAGCAATGGTGAAAAACTGATGATGGAGAATTGCTCAGCGTGTCATCAGTACAAAGCGGTTAAAAATGCTCCTAAGTACATGGCGCCAAACCTCTCCAATATAGGCGGATACAGCAATGCAAGTTACCTCAAAGAGTCTATCATGGAGCCTAGTGCTGTTGTTGTGGCAGGGTATAATGTCAATGCACATAAAAACTTTTCATGGTACACCAGTGATGATAAGGGTGTGCGAACATCAACGATGCCACCGTTTGCGCATTTGGATGCGAAAAGCGTGAATGATCTGGTGGCCTTTATGAGAACCCTCAAAGTGGAGGTAGAGAAATGA
- a CDS encoding 4Fe-4S dicluster domain-containing protein yields the protein MSQRQLAMVMDLNKCIGCQTCTVSCKTQWTNRNGREYMYWNNVETYPGEGYPKKWQELGGGFDEAGDLKAGVVPSLQGEYGVPWDYNHDELASGAEFKPHIDPKWGPNWDEDEGAGDFPNDNYFFYIPRICNHCSNPGCLSACPRDAIFKRDQDGVVLVDLDRCQGYRYCIAGCPYKKIYFNPRISKSEKCILCFPRIEKGLPPACAQQCVGRIRFVGFLDDEEGQVYKLVKKFKVALPLRPDYGTEANVYYVPPTEAPPKFDAHGKIIEGSTRIPPEVLERLFGKEVHEAAKTLKAEMKKRKETGESELMDLLIAYKHEEMFRLDGNYYAEYAKSKGMPAIKPVDERYLSGKYTSKMKFFAKGVNA from the coding sequence ATGTCACAACGTCAATTAGCCATGGTAATGGATTTAAATAAATGTATCGGCTGTCAGACCTGTACCGTTTCTTGCAAAACACAATGGACTAACCGCAACGGGCGTGAATACATGTACTGGAACAATGTAGAGACCTATCCAGGTGAAGGGTACCCTAAAAAATGGCAAGAACTCGGTGGCGGGTTTGATGAAGCAGGAGATCTAAAAGCTGGCGTTGTACCAAGCTTGCAAGGTGAATATGGTGTGCCTTGGGATTATAACCATGATGAGCTTGCGAGTGGGGCAGAGTTTAAGCCACATATAGACCCAAAATGGGGACCTAACTGGGATGAAGATGAAGGTGCTGGAGATTTTCCAAACGATAACTACTTCTTTTACATTCCACGTATTTGTAACCACTGCTCTAATCCTGGGTGTCTTAGTGCCTGTCCAAGAGATGCTATCTTCAAGCGTGATCAAGATGGCGTTGTGTTAGTGGACTTGGATCGTTGCCAAGGGTATCGCTACTGTATCGCAGGGTGTCCGTACAAAAAAATCTACTTCAATCCACGTATTTCTAAAAGTGAAAAGTGCATTTTGTGCTTTCCACGTATTGAAAAGGGCTTACCACCTGCGTGTGCACAACAATGTGTTGGACGTATTCGCTTTGTCGGCTTTTTAGATGATGAAGAGGGACAGGTCTATAAACTGGTGAAAAAGTTCAAAGTGGCATTACCTTTGCGTCCTGATTATGGAACTGAAGCAAATGTGTACTATGTACCGCCAACGGAAGCACCGCCAAAGTTTGATGCTCATGGAAAAATTATTGAGGGAAGTACGCGTATTCCTCCTGAAGTTTTAGAGCGACTTTTTGGAAAAGAGGTGCATGAAGCAGCTAAGACACTCAAAGCAGAGATGAAAAAGCGTAAAGAAACAGGTGAAAGTGAACTTATGGACTTGCTTATTGCGTACAAACATGAAGAGATGTTTAGGCTCGATGGTAATTATTATGCTGAGTACGCCAAGTCCAAAGGAATGCCAGCCATTAAACCTGTGGATGAACGTTATCTTAGTGGTAAATATACCTCTAAAATGAAGTTTTTCGCAAAGGGAGTAAACGCATGA
- a CDS encoding molybdopterin-dependent oxidoreductase, producing the protein MLKRRDFLKISSATAAMIAGEGYAFAKTGVTKIENAKENYPNTSYSEEMYRNEFGFTYGKKEEHGFAYHCVNCQGNCSWEIWSNNGVVTRENQSSRYPSINAKVPDFNPRGCNKGVQHSQIMYEKDRLLYPMKRVGKRGEGKWKRISWDEASNEVAQKIWDVMTDPKKGPEKLMVHAGTGLLTEGRRGGPLRLSTQLGAVRIYPASYLGDMFSGAAIAYGEGNLGCTYDFMYTVNTAVFWGGNPSVSRIPDAHFVWEGKYNGAKIIVITPEFNASARAADLWIPIKAGSDNILAMSVIYEILNAKMYKPTFAKTYTDLPFLVRVDTKKLLRRSEVEKAKDEKEHHSFDEQFYAWNAKTNAPAVMPGSEGSEHKTLRLSDFGIEPLLEGEFEVTLLSGEKVKVTTVFEMLKKSTARFSPESTQKETGVHPDTVRQLARDIALPKVVEITTGFSLNKYFNGMMSIWNIASICGLTGRMGPYGGLNTENEFQLSGLEALSGFSGKYTARFGSGFVGEFILGDGMKTFEKYFSDADVRRAQNGMSKEEYIKVVSLLLEKGKDGKEKGVKPHWTPEIALIVADAKFRRNKGSDYKEAFLKKTKYFAYVDTRMSEAAVFADILLPAKSHYEVWDIRSSPGYHRFTNLAQPAKNLKPVGEAMDEWSMFSLITKKLEAIANKPENKEKAKVKDDKRYAKEGFHDLTIVHQEFTNNDEESRSEMEPLLGTDKQAVEAALANCVQYEPWTIEKMYKTGGFLQLNEKAAKSSPLYADRPFNSNEDHLFKFQRLETLSGRQTFYVDHDMYIKMGAQTNTGMQGIRPDTKAHPFVMMTPHARWSIHSNYKTSRTLLRLQRGVPAIQVNREVAKLKGVKDGEQIRVYNALGEFYAMAKLSSSCPPDGLVLEHGWEPYMYKHKKGHNEVVPTALNLLEMADGWGHLKFGGLWDGNQYAYDGAVNFEKARG; encoded by the coding sequence ATGCTAAAGAGAAGAGACTTTTTAAAAATCTCCAGCGCAACCGCAGCGATGATCGCAGGAGAAGGGTATGCGTTTGCCAAGACGGGTGTTACCAAAATCGAAAATGCAAAAGAGAACTACCCTAACACCAGCTATAGCGAAGAGATGTACCGCAATGAGTTTGGCTTTACGTATGGTAAAAAAGAGGAGCATGGCTTTGCGTACCACTGTGTGAACTGCCAAGGTAACTGTTCATGGGAAATTTGGTCTAATAATGGGGTTGTAACGCGTGAAAACCAATCGTCACGCTACCCATCTATCAATGCAAAAGTACCCGATTTTAACCCAAGAGGCTGTAACAAAGGTGTACAACACTCTCAGATCATGTATGAGAAAGACCGATTGCTTTATCCGATGAAGCGTGTGGGCAAAAGAGGCGAAGGAAAATGGAAACGCATCAGTTGGGATGAAGCTTCCAATGAAGTCGCACAAAAGATTTGGGATGTTATGACAGACCCTAAAAAAGGTCCTGAGAAGTTAATGGTACATGCAGGAACAGGACTTTTAACAGAAGGTAGACGAGGCGGTCCACTTCGTCTTTCAACACAACTTGGTGCTGTAAGGATTTATCCTGCCTCTTACCTTGGTGATATGTTTAGTGGTGCAGCCATTGCTTATGGTGAGGGAAATCTTGGTTGTACGTATGACTTTATGTACACGGTAAACACTGCCGTCTTTTGGGGTGGCAATCCTTCTGTCTCACGTATTCCTGATGCGCACTTTGTGTGGGAAGGCAAATACAATGGCGCGAAGATCATCGTTATTACCCCTGAGTTTAATGCAAGTGCTCGTGCGGCAGATTTGTGGATACCCATCAAAGCGGGCAGCGACAACATCCTTGCGATGAGCGTTATCTATGAGATTTTAAATGCAAAGATGTATAAACCTACTTTTGCGAAAACCTATACCGATCTTCCGTTTTTAGTGAGAGTTGACACCAAGAAACTATTGCGACGCTCAGAGGTGGAAAAAGCAAAAGATGAGAAAGAACATCACAGTTTTGATGAGCAATTTTACGCATGGAATGCCAAAACCAACGCCCCTGCAGTGATGCCTGGAAGCGAAGGCAGTGAACATAAAACACTGCGTCTTAGTGACTTTGGTATTGAACCACTCTTGGAGGGCGAATTTGAGGTAACGCTTTTAAGTGGTGAAAAAGTGAAAGTAACCACTGTTTTTGAGATGTTAAAGAAAAGCACTGCACGCTTTAGCCCTGAATCTACTCAAAAAGAGACAGGTGTTCATCCTGACACGGTACGCCAACTTGCACGTGACATAGCTTTGCCAAAAGTTGTGGAAATCACCACAGGTTTTAGTTTGAACAAATACTTCAATGGAATGATGTCTATATGGAACATCGCTTCTATCTGCGGTTTGACAGGACGTATGGGACCGTATGGCGGGCTCAATACCGAAAATGAGTTCCAACTCAGTGGGCTAGAGGCGTTAAGCGGCTTTAGTGGCAAATACACCGCACGTTTTGGTTCAGGCTTTGTGGGTGAATTTATCTTGGGCGATGGTATGAAAACGTTTGAGAAGTATTTTAGCGATGCTGATGTGCGTAGAGCGCAAAATGGGATGAGCAAAGAGGAGTATATTAAGGTTGTTTCATTGCTTCTTGAAAAAGGTAAAGATGGCAAAGAAAAAGGGGTAAAACCACACTGGACGCCAGAAATTGCACTCATCGTTGCAGACGCGAAGTTTAGACGTAACAAAGGCAGTGACTACAAAGAAGCGTTTTTGAAAAAAACCAAATACTTTGCCTATGTCGATACCCGTATGAGTGAAGCAGCTGTCTTTGCAGACATCTTACTACCAGCTAAAAGTCACTATGAGGTGTGGGATATACGAAGTAGTCCTGGGTATCATCGCTTTACCAACTTAGCGCAACCTGCAAAAAATCTCAAGCCTGTAGGTGAAGCGATGGATGAATGGAGTATGTTCTCGCTCATCACCAAAAAGCTTGAAGCAATCGCCAATAAACCAGAAAATAAAGAAAAAGCCAAAGTCAAAGATGACAAACGCTATGCCAAAGAGGGCTTCCATGATCTTACCATCGTACACCAAGAGTTTACAAACAATGATGAAGAGAGTCGATCAGAGATGGAACCACTTTTAGGCACAGACAAACAAGCGGTGGAAGCTGCTCTTGCGAACTGTGTTCAGTATGAACCGTGGACGATTGAGAAGATGTACAAAACAGGAGGTTTTTTACAGCTCAATGAAAAAGCAGCCAAAAGCTCACCACTGTACGCCGATAGGCCGTTTAACTCTAATGAAGATCATCTCTTTAAGTTTCAGCGCTTAGAAACACTGAGTGGTCGCCAAACGTTTTATGTTGACCATGACATGTATATCAAAATGGGTGCTCAAACCAACACAGGCATGCAAGGCATTCGCCCTGACACCAAAGCACATCCATTTGTTATGATGACACCACATGCAAGATGGAGTATTCACTCCAACTATAAAACAAGCCGTACCTTACTTCGTTTACAGCGTGGGGTTCCTGCCATTCAGGTAAACCGCGAAGTGGCAAAGCTTAAAGGGGTGAAAGATGGTGAACAGATTCGTGTTTATAACGCTTTGGGCGAGTTTTACGCTATGGCAAAACTAAGCTCCTCCTGTCCACCCGATGGGCTTGTATTGGAGCATGGTTGGGAGCCTTATATGTATAAACATAAAAAAGGGCACAATGAAGTAGTACCAACAGCACTTAATCTTTTGGAAATGGCAGATGGCTGGGGGCATTTGAAGTTTGGAGGACTTTGGGATGGTAATCAATATGCTTATGATGGCGCGGTTAATTTTGAAAAGGCAAGGGGGTAG